A stretch of the Theileria equi strain WA chromosome 1, complete sequence genome encodes the following:
- a CDS encoding uncharacterized protein (encoded by transcript BEWA_033790A): MMERLTLIVLFINVCTALCNQDRPVVLDISKDSNPGIAVSRKTLPSGVKVVAFESQEDKPIRKVISSTLLVWGSFSNVNSCQSVCVYLEEEETRALELTFKDTQGVKQNEKFVYVNNGWLKVTDDMFTSVINEIKVPSRKQGDDKDAGTFARWASLVIFPATLAIYLYMQ; the protein is encoded by the coding sequence ATGATGGAACGACTTACATTGATAgtcttgtttataaatgtttgtaCCGCGTTATGTAATCAAGATAGACCAGTAGTCCTGGATATCTCCAAAGATTCCAATCCAGGTATCGCAGTAAGCCGAAAAACACTACCCAGTGGAGTCAAGGTCGTGGCGTTTGAATCTCAAGAAGATAAACCTATAAGAAAAGTGATAAGTAGTACACTCTTAGTTTGGGGGAGCTTCAGCAATGTCAATAGCTGCCAAAGCGTTTGTGTATATCTcgaggaagaagagacaAGAGCTCTAGAACTCACATTTAAAGACACTCAGGGCGTAAAACaaaatgaaaagtttgTGTATGTCAATAACGGTTGGTTGAAAGTAACGGATGATATGTTTACAAGTGTAATCAATGAAATAAAAGTACCTTCCAGAAAACAAGGTGACGATAAAGATGCAGGAACATTTGCCAGATGGGCATCACTCGTGATCTTCCCGGCAACTCTTGCCATTTACCTTTATATGCAGTAA